Proteins from a genomic interval of Yarrowia lipolytica chromosome 1E, complete sequence:
- a CDS encoding uncharacterized protein (Compare to YALI0E09306g, no similarity, similar to Saccharomyces cerevisiae LYS5 (YGL154C); ancestral locus Anc_2.314, weakly similar to uniprot|P50113 Saccharomyces cerevisiae YGL154c LYS5 L-aminoadipate-semialdehyde dehydrogenase small subunit), with the protein MSRKTNRRELTEFDKGRIVGLADCGKNLAEISKQLDIPRSTVRDFIKRSKERGHYENVPRPGRPRKTTEEIDKLIVEVTDDRSDSLEDIQKQIVPELSVRTIKRRIREAADRPEVLSPVSASAPGSSTLQHTTLHRNSVSKPGLKKPSLSGTNLSGSALEAYGVKQEYQPQMNHVNMGLGMEMDPRLNNDIQMISQVPVQQQQQQQIPVQQQQPVPQQVQPVYNPILDQDFNMNYMVQEPITTDYLGGNLFDWQNSKQSVYLFLLDVRPIWNSQNDFNQAMRLLPVESQLDISRFRYRSDAKMALGSQLLQRYIATVLTGKKWTDIVISKTPQGKSFVANSPFDYNISHHSELVVVAVRPDGKQIGVDITSTVPPSNWTMNWMEGFSQIFSPFEYSQVTSDSTGNGEFFLRWALKESYSKAIGMGLNMDLAKLEFRNLDTARLMDAAKDKTGTDVVGAVAVQRGWSNSAQLWIDGVAQDRWHHEIFMLNNNHVIALATHKEGVNEVEQVRLRNLTVEELMSRALPFGPAVAMQPHSNPV; encoded by the exons ATGTCTCGAAAAACAAACCGACGAGAACTGACGGAATTCGACAAGGGACGAATAGTGGGGCTGGCGGACTGTGGAAAAAACCTGGCGGAAATctccaagcagctggacaTTCCGCGATCCACAGTACGAGACTTCATCAAGCGGTCCAAGGAACGAGGCCATTATGAAAACGTACCACGCCCAGGACGTCCGCGGAAAACCACGGAGGAGATCGACAAGCTGATAGTGGAGGTCACAGACGACCGCAGCGACTCGCTGGAAGATATTCAGAAACAGATTGTGCCCGAACTCAGTGTGCGGACTATCAAGAGGAGGATCAGAGAGGCTGCCGACAGACCGGAAGTGCTCAGCCCAGTGTCAGCCTCCGCCCCAGGATCCTCCACCCTGCAACACACAACGCTGCATCGTAACTCGGTGTCGAAACCCGGACTTAAAAAACCGTCGCTCAGTGGAACCAACCTCAGCGGATCTGCCCTGGAAGCTTACGGAGTCAAGCAGGAGTATCAGCCTCAGATGAACCATGTCAACATGGGCCTGGGCATGGAGATGGACCCCCGACTGAACAACGACATTCAGATGATTTCTCAGGTGCCTGtgcaacaacaacagcagcaacagattcccgtccagcagcagcaacctgTCCCGCAACAGGTGCAGCCGGTCTACAACCCCATTCTCGACCAGGACTTCAACATGAACTACATGGTTCAGGAACCCATCACCACGGATTACTTAGGTGGAAAT CTTTTTGATTGGCAAAACTCCAAGCAATCCGTCTATTTGTTTCTGCTGGACGTGCGGCCCATCTGGAACTCCCAGAACGACTTCAACCAGGCCATGCGACTGCTTCCTGTCGAATCTCAGCTCGACATTTCGCGTTTTCGGTACAGAAGCGATGCGAAGATGGCTCTCGGCTctcagctgctccagcgGTATATTGCCACCGTTCTGACAGGCAAGAAGTGGACGGACATTGTCATTTCGAAGACTCCGCAGGGCAAGTCATTTGTGGCCAACTCGCCGTTCGACTACAACATCAGTCACCACAGCGAGCTGGTGGTTGTGGCTGTTCGTCCTGATGGCAAGCAGATTGGAGTGGATATCACCTCGACTGTTCCTCCCTCAAACTGGACTATGAACTGGATGGAGGGCTTTTCACAGATTTTCTCGCCGTTCGAGTACTCTCAGGTCACCAGCGACAGCACCGGCAACGGCGAGTTCTTCTTGCGGTGGGCACTCAAGGAGTCGTATTCCAAGGCCATTGGCATGGGGCTCAACATGGACCTTGCCAAGCTAGAGTTCAGAAACCTGGACACGGCCAGACTGATGGACGcggccaaggacaagaccGGAACCGACGTTGTGGGCGCCGTGGCTGTCCAGAGAGGCTGGAGCAACTCTGCGCAGCTGTGGATCGATGGAGTCGCACAGGACAGATGGCACCACGAGATTTTcatgctcaacaacaatcATGTGATCGCTCTGGCGACACACAAGGAGGGTGTGAATGAGGTGGAGCAGGTGCGACTGAGAAATTTAacggtggaggagttgatGAGCAGAGCGTTGCCTTTTGGACCGGCTGTGGCCATGCAGCCTCATTCCAACCCGGTCTAA